In the genome of Pseudobdellovibrionaceae bacterium, one region contains:
- a CDS encoding carbamoyl phosphate synthase small subunit has product QWACVFSETQYLKSKKSLEDFAKEQIVNNKTVNTVDYTKMTSCKEAYHFEHSCNKENGIAKAESTNTKRFNKVAVLDMGCKTNILHLLKNLFKEVVVYPYNYSAEKILKTKPDMIVLSNGPGDPEHQKESVAAVKDFLSSKVPIFGICMGCQILALALGAKTYKLKFGHRGSNHPIEDFLQKKIYMSSQNHGYAIEKNTLPKGVEISHINLNDKSVAGIFSKEKKFLAVQFHPEHSPGPEDAVKLLPWCVDKFLA; this is encoded by the coding sequence TGCAGTGGGCTTGTGTTTTTAGTGAAACACAGTATTTAAAAAGCAAAAAAAGTTTGGAAGATTTTGCCAAAGAACAAATTGTTAATAATAAAACAGTAAATACTGTTGATTATACTAAGATGACTTCTTGCAAGGAAGCCTATCATTTTGAGCATTCTTGCAATAAAGAAAACGGCATTGCTAAGGCCGAAAGCACAAATACAAAACGCTTTAACAAAGTGGCTGTATTAGACATGGGTTGCAAAACCAACATTTTACATCTTTTAAAAAATCTCTTTAAAGAGGTGGTGGTATATCCATATAACTATAGTGCAGAAAAAATTTTAAAAACTAAGCCCGACATGATTGTGTTATCCAATGGGCCGGGCGACCCTGAACATCAAAAAGAATCTGTTGCAGCGGTAAAAGATTTTTTATCATCGAAAGTTCCCATTTTTGGTATTTGTATGGGCTGTCAAATTTTAGCATTAGCTTTGGGGGCAAAAACTTATAAATTAAAATTTGGGCACAGAGGTAGTAACCACCCCATAGAAGATTTTTTACAAAAAAAAATTTATATGAGCAGTCAAAACCACGGTTACGCTATTGAAAAAAATACTTTGCCTAAAGGTGTTGAAATTAGTCACATTAATTTAAATGACAAAAGTGTGGCGGGAATTTTCTCTAAAGAAAAAAAATTTTTAGCAGTACAATTTCACCCCGAGCATAGCCCTGGCCCCGAGGATGCAGTAAAGTTATTGCCTTGGTGTGTTGATAAATTTTTAGCTTAG